CTATTATACAGATAGATGCCAAAACACTTGTAAAATTGGTAAAAGATGCTGACCCAGAAGGATTTATAATACCTGCCCATATCTGGACACCCCATTTTTCACTTTTCGGTGCAAACTCTGGTTTTGATAGTATAGAAGAATGCTTTGAGGAACAGACAGAAAATATTTATGCCCTTGAAACCGGTTTGAGCAGTGATCCTCCGATGAACTGGTTACTTTCGCAACTTGACCGATTTACTCTTGTTTCAAATTCAGATGCGCATTCGCCCCAAAAGATTGGAAGAGAGGCAAACGTTTTCCTGCAAGCATTTGATTTCCAGGAACTAAAGGAAATACTGAAAACAAAAGATAATAGTCGTTTTCTTTTTACTATAGAATATTTTCCAGAGGAGGGAAAATATCATTATGACGGACACAGAATTTGCAAAATACGGTTCTCACCTGAAGAAACAATAAAACACGGATACTTGTGTCCAGTATGTGGAAAAAAAGTTACGATTGGTGTGATGCATAGAGTTACTATG
This DNA window, taken from Patescibacteria group bacterium, encodes the following:
- a CDS encoding endonuclease Q family protein; the encoded protein is IIQIDAKTLVKLVKDADPEGFIIPAHIWTPHFSLFGANSGFDSIEECFEEQTENIYALETGLSSDPPMNWLLSQLDRFTLVSNSDAHSPQKIGREANVFLQAFDFQELKEILKTKDNSRFLFTIEYFPEEGKYHYDGHRICKIRFSPEETIKHGYLCPVCGKKVTIGVMHRVTM